GCAGCTGCTTCAGGGTATTGGAAGGCAACAGGCACTGATAAGACCATAGTTGCATCATTGCCAATTGGAGGAGGAAGAGCAAAAGAGAACATTATTGGTGTTAAAAAGGCTCTTGTATTTTACAAAGGGAAACCCCCAAAGGGTATTAAGACGAATTGGATCATGCATGAATATCGCCTTGTTGATAATAATAAACCTATTAAGCTCAAAGATTCTTCCATGAGGGTAAGTTTAGATTGTTGCCACGTCATTAATAGTATAAAGAATCGCAATTTAATCCATGTCATGATATAATCGAACAACAACATAATAATTATCGTTGTTCGATTATGGTTGCGCactttttttctgttttttaaagATGTTTGGTAGACTAATGTTAATGGTACTTTTGTGGTTGTGCAGTTGGATGATTGGGTACTATGCCGAATTTACAAGAAATCAAAATGCGCGCTAACTTCATCAGAATCATCGTCAGAAACAATGGTGGGCGACGTGGAACATGCAGAAGATCCGGCGCAATTCAAGGAAACCCTTTTCCCAATCACAAAAAACAACACAACCTCTCCTCATCAAAACAACCTTATATCTCAAAAATCAGTGTCCTTTTCCAACCTACTAGATGCTATGGACTACTCCATGTTGAGTAGCTTCTTATCTGAAAATCATTCAAACCCTTCAGGAATTGGATCAAGTTCAAGCTTCAACACTGAAAATTTTAATCAACAACAATCCTCCCAAATCAACACTAGCAACAATTACATGTCTCAAAATAAGAATCCTCAATTGAACACTTTAAAGCACCAACTTTCAAACATAGATGAAGACAACACTTCATTATACCCATCAAAGAAATACTTGAGTTCCTCTTGCAATTTCCCTAACATCAATTCACAATATGAAAACTACCTCATGAAGCAATCTTTGATGAATCAACAATTAATTCTTGGTCCTCATCACCAATATCAAGGCTAATCCAAATTACCACAAAAATTAAGTGGTgccaaaaaatattaattagacAATAGAAATACTAGTTAAGTAAAATTTCTAGAAGTTGGGCCACCAAAGGACACCAATGAAATTATTAAGCATGTGTTTGGTATCATGGAGAATACGCCATAATCATAGCGACTCACCGTAATTTTGCAGAAATTACAAGATGtagcttttaaaaaattacgGTGGATTAAGTAAGGATTACTAATTTACTAGTAGTACAGAAAATATAGTGtgctatttcattttatttttgttaattttaatttgtgcTAGGAATTGAAGGAGGGATTAGGACTTGTTTGGTAAGGAGTCAAAAAGAAAGATTCCTATGTTGAAGACTCAATAAATATCAAAGTTTTTTGACCAATCAGAAATTGTTGTGTACAAAATGTTAATTTGTTCGTGTGTTGTTGGGGTTGGCAAGTTAGCTTTATGATATATACTCTGTAGATAAGTATTGTACTGATTGTGattataattttcattcttttcaatGAAAAGCTAGCTACgtacaaaattttcattttgatttggatttggatttggattgtaACTATTTCTCACTTCATATGTTTAACGTACAGTACTGCACCTTTATCTTTATTCTTCTGGCTTTGTTATTCACATTCTTTGAACCATTACATACATTATTATTACCACTCAAAATAAGTAAATATCTATCCAATTgaatattcaattaaaaatataaattataccAATAGGGCAATAAATTATATGCGTGGcatcttaattttatttatattcctCTTTCCCGCCAGCTTTGTAcgaatttttcattattttatcttATCTTCTAAATGCCAATTTCAACTTATTTGTGTGTTACACATTTACAATGTATAATAGCCAAGTCGAATTTTGCTATATCTTGTGTGAATGCACACACGCAGGACGAAAATACAACTTGATAGTACACAAAGCAATGACAAtgagattaatattttttttttcctgccaatttttgaaaagaaaaaaaatctacagAAAAATGTGTAGGGATCATCAACCTAGCGGCCTAGCCACCTTTCACTTAAACATTATCTTATTTCTTTCTATAGAAAAAATCAAGTTTCCTATTGATTAGAAATTAAGTCTAACTAGAGtttataaatatagataattatTATACCTGATAAATCAATTTTTAGGATTGA
This genomic interval from Trifolium pratense cultivar HEN17-A07 linkage group LG6, ARS_RC_1.1, whole genome shotgun sequence contains the following:
- the LOC123890056 gene encoding NAC transcription factor 47-like, yielding METPQTNLPPGFRFHPTDAELILHYLRKKIASIPLPVSIIAEVDIYKLDPWDLPAKALFGEKEWYFFSPRDRKYPNGARPNRAAASGYWKATGTDKTIVASLPIGGGRAKENIIGVKKALVFYKGKPPKGIKTNWIMHEYRLVDNNKPIKLKDSSMRLDDWVLCRIYKKSKCALTSSESSSETMVGDVEHAEDPAQFKETLFPITKNNTTSPHQNNLISQKSVSFSNLLDAMDYSMLSSFLSENHSNPSGIGSSSSFNTENFNQQQSSQINTSNNYMSQNKNPQLNTLKHQLSNIDEDNTSLYPSKKYLSSSCNFPNINSQYENYLMKQSLMNQQLILGPHHQYQG